GCGCGCGATGAGACCCGCGAGCAGACCGTCGAAATCGACGTCCTCGCCGACGCGCAGCTCGAGCAGATCGTGCTGCACGCGCTGCGGTGCCGCCGTGCGTTCCTCACCGCCTATCTCGCGCCCGAGGCCGCGGTGGTGCTCGATGAGCCGTCGCGCCTGAAGCTGCGCCTCGATGAGATGACGCTCGAAGCCGGCGGCAGCGTCGAAGGCGGCGGCTGGCGCTCGAAAGAGGCCGAGGTGAGCGGCGTGTGGGCCGATGCCCTGGCCCTGCTCGGTGATCATCGGCGCATCGAGCTGCAGTCGTGGGGCGCCACCGAAGAGCAGGTCGACCTCTTCCTCCCCACCGAGGGCGTGCCCGGCTTCTCGTCGCGCATCGACGACTTTGCCGCCTACGCTCTCGATCTCGCCGCCAAGGGCGAGACCGTGGCGGTGGTGACCCATCAGGCGGCGCGCCTGCGCCACATCGTGCAGCGCGCCGACGAGCTCGGGCGGCTTTCCGATGAGGCCCGCCCCGGTCGCGTCTGCGTGATGGGCGGGCAGCTTCTCGAGGGCTTCCGCCTCGAGGGGCAGCTCACCCTCGTCACCGATCGGGAGATTCTCGGGGTGGCCCGTCGGCAGCGCTTCGCCACTCCGTCAGAGCGTGGCTCGACCCTTCGCCTCGAAGATCTCAGCGTGGGCGACGCGGTGGTGCACGTCTCGCACGGCATCGGCCGTTTCGAAGGGCTCAAGACCCTGCAGATACTGGGCTCGAGCCGCGACTTTCTCGAGCTCTCGTACTTGCGCGGCGATCGGGTGTTCGTGCCGGTCGAGCAGATGCAGAACGTGTCGAAGTACGTGGGGCTCGATGGCGGCGGCTCGCCGTCGCTCTCGAAGCTCGGGGGGGCCGAGTGGCAGAAGACCCGCCAGCGCGTGGCGACCCAGATCAAGGACATGGCCGATCAGCTGCTTCAGCTCTACGCCGAGCGTAAGGCCCATCCTGGCCATGGCTTCTCGCCCGATGGTGTGTGGATGGATGATCTCGAGGCGGCCTTCCCCTACGATGAGACGCCGGATCAAGAGAAGGCCATCGCCGCGGTGAAGGCCGACATGGAGAGCGAGCTGCCCATGGATCGGCTGGTGTGCGGCGATGTGGGCTTCGGCAAGACCGAGGTGGCGGTGCGGGCGGCGTTCAAGGCGGTGCTCGACAACCGTCAGGTCGCGGTGCTGGTGCCCACCACCGTGCTCGCCCAGCAGCACGGCCGCACCTTTGCCGAGCGCCTCGAGCCATTTCCGGTGAAGGTGGGGGTGCTGTCGCGCTTCCGCACGCCGCGTGAGCAGCGCGAGACGGTGAAGGCCGTGAATGCGGGCGAGGTCGACGTCATCGTGGGCACCCATCGGCTGCTGCAGAAAGATGTGAAGTTCAGCAACCTCGGCCTCGTCATCATCGACGAGGAGCAGCACTTCGGCGTCGAGCACAAGGAGCGCCTCAAAGAGCTGCGGGCCCAGGTCGACGTCATCACCCTCACTGCCACGCCCATCCCTCGCACCCTGCAGATGTCGCTGGCGGGGGTGCGCGATCTCTCGCTCATCGAGACGCCGCCAGAGGCGCGCCTCCCCATCAAGACCTACCTGTTCGAGACCGCGCCCGAGGTTGTGCGGGGGGCCATCACCCGCGAGCTAGATCGGGGAGGGCAGGTGTTCTTCGTCTACAACCGCGTGCGTGGCATCGAGAAGATGGCGGCCGAGCTGCGCGACCTCGTGCCCCAGGCCCGCATCGCCGTGGGCCACGGTCAGATGTCGGAGGGGCAGCTCGAGCACGTCATCGGCGAGTTCGTCACGGGCGCCTACGACATCTTGCTCTGCACCACCATCATCGAGAGCGGCATCGACATGCCGAACGTCAACACCATCGTGGTCTACGACGCGCATCGCTTCGGCCTGGGGCAGCTCTACCAGCTGCGCGGCCGCGTGGGCCGCTCGCCCACCCAGGCGTACTGCTACCTGCTCTATCCGCCGCACAAGTCGCTCAGCCGGGAGGCCGAGCTGCGCCTCGAGACCATCCGCGACTTCACCGCTTTGGGGAGTGGCTATCAGATCGCCTTGCGCGATCTCGAGATCAGGGGCGCGGGCAACCTGCTCGGGGCCGAGCAGAGCGGTCAGATCGCGTCGGTGGGGTTCTCGCTCTACTGCCAGATGCTCGAGGAGGCCGTGGCTCAGGCCAAGGGGCGAAAGCCGCGCGGCCTCGAGGCGCCCACGCCCGTGATGGAGCTGCC
The sequence above is drawn from the Pseudomonadota bacterium genome and encodes:
- the mfd gene encoding transcription-repair coupling factor, which translates into the protein ARDETREQTVEIDVLADAQLEQIVLHALRCRRAFLTAYLAPEAAVVLDEPSRLKLRLDEMTLEAGGSVEGGGWRSKEAEVSGVWADALALLGDHRRIELQSWGATEEQVDLFLPTEGVPGFSSRIDDFAAYALDLAAKGETVAVVTHQAARLRHIVQRADELGRLSDEARPGRVCVMGGQLLEGFRLEGQLTLVTDREILGVARRQRFATPSERGSTLRLEDLSVGDAVVHVSHGIGRFEGLKTLQILGSSRDFLELSYLRGDRVFVPVEQMQNVSKYVGLDGGGSPSLSKLGGAEWQKTRQRVATQIKDMADQLLQLYAERKAHPGHGFSPDGVWMDDLEAAFPYDETPDQEKAIAAVKADMESELPMDRLVCGDVGFGKTEVAVRAAFKAVLDNRQVAVLVPTTVLAQQHGRTFAERLEPFPVKVGVLSRFRTPREQRETVKAVNAGEVDVIVGTHRLLQKDVKFSNLGLVIIDEEQHFGVEHKERLKELRAQVDVITLTATPIPRTLQMSLAGVRDLSLIETPPEARLPIKTYLFETAPEVVRGAITRELDRGGQVFFVYNRVRGIEKMAAELRDLVPQARIAVGHGQMSEGQLEHVIGEFVTGAYDILLCTTIIESGIDMPNVNTIVVYDAHRFGLGQLYQLRGRVGRSPTQAYCYLLYPPHKSLSREAELRLETIRDFTALGSGYQIALRDLEIRGAGNLLGAEQSGQIASVGFSLYCQMLEEAVAQAKGRKPRGLEAPTPVMELPVEAFLPDGYVPDAKQKITLYRRLAEATEAGQVDGIAAEMRDRFGALPTAAENLVRFVHLKLEAVALGVPSIKFRDSFGDRAVVLLVPFVTALDRRQLTQLGSAAGCRAAYANHQLVLSGFRTVDVDWVDAVRRALAWMKASLPR